The Theobroma cacao cultivar B97-61/B2 chromosome 2, Criollo_cocoa_genome_V2, whole genome shotgun sequence genome includes the window CAAAGATGCGAATGAGCAGATATATCCAGTTGCATTTGGCATTGGCCACGTCGAAGACAAAGAGTCTTGGTCGTGGTTTTTTAACCAATTGCGTCGTGCGATTGGTTGTCCTAAAAATGCAATGTTCATATTTGATCAGGATCTTGGCATTAAGAATGCAGTTGAGAAACTGTACAAGGACGCTTATCACGGTCTATGCAATTACCACTTAGGGAAAAACGTTAAAAACAGGTTCAAGCGCAAAGATGTTACCGTGATTTTCACCTTGGCCACCAAGTGCTATAGGCTCGCCGATTTTAACAAACATATGAATAAGCTGACACAGCTTTGCAAACCTACTTATGACAGCCTTATGAGATTAGGCCTTGAGAGATGGGCACATGCACGGTCACCAGTAAGGCAATACAAGCtaatgacatccaacattgcgGAGTGTATTAACTCCTGCTTGAGGCATGCAAGAAAAATGCCAATAACGGTGTTGATTGAGTGCATCAAAGGCATGTTTCAACGTTGATTCCATGACCGGCACAATGAGGCATTGAATTTGACCATGCCCCTCAGTTCTTAGGCTACCGATCTGTTGAACAGACGGTTCAATGAAGCATGTCACTTTTCCATACAACCAATCGATCGGGTGGAGTTTCAAGTTATAGATGGGACTAAGGATAGAATGGTCAAC containing:
- the LOC108660656 gene encoding uncharacterized protein LOC108660656, producing the protein MEEMNHKWGLQCLYDKAWQAKEYAESLVFRPSEESFQLLPSYFHMFECENLGTITCVTTNGEQRFKYCFWAFGSCIRDFSAIMRLVVAIDTIHLKGRFKGILFVVVCKDANEQIYPVAFGIGHVEDKESWSWFFNQLRRAIGCPKNAMFIFDQDLGIKNAVEKLYKDAYHGLCNYHLGKNVKNRFKRKDVTVIFTLATKCYRLADFNKHMNKLTQLCKPTYDSLMRLGLERWAHARSPVRQYKLMTSNIAECINSCLRHARKMPITVLIECIKGMFQR